TCAGATGGTCTTCGGTTTTCGTAAAAAGCAGAGCAAAGACATTGTGGATGTGACCTCATGTCCAGTACTTGCCACTGAGCTAGATAGTTTATTGCCAGCGTTACGCGAACTTTTATCTGGTTTAAAAGGTCGCAAACATTTAGGCCATGTTGAATTAGTGAATGCAGACAATGGTTGCGTATTGCTAATTCGCCATTTGCAGCCTTTTAATGATAAAGATCTTGCAGCAATTAAAGCCTTTGCGACTGAGCATCAGCTAATGCTGTTTTTAGCCCCATCGTCAGATGAGTTAGAGCAAGTGGCGGGTGAACAACCTTATTACGATATTGAAGATGTTCGCTTAACCTTCTCACCAAAAGACTTTATTCAAGTTAACCGTGCTGTGAACCAGAAAATGGTTGAGCAAGCGATAAATTGGCTTGATGTTCAGCCACAAGATAGGGTGTTAGATCTATTCTGTGGTTTAGGTAACTTCAGTTTACCTTTAGCACGTCGCGCTAAAGCGGTGGTGGGTGTTGAAGGTGTAGATGAAATGGTGGCACGCGCAACGGCAAATGCTGTCGCAAATCGTCTAGATAATGCTACATTTTATCAGGCAAATTTAGACGAAGATGTAACGAAATTAGTGTGGGCACAGGAGCAATTTGATAAAATTTTGTTAGACCCTGCACGCGCAGGTGCTGCTGGCGTAATGCAGCATATTGTGAATTTAGCGCCAAGCAAAGTGGTATACGTATCATGTAACCCAGCAACATTAGCGCGTGATAGCCAAATTTTGTTACAACAAGGTTATAAGTTGGCACGTCTCGGTATGATGGATATGTTCCCTCATACAGGGCATTTAGAATCAATGGCGTTGTTTGTTAAGTGTTAATCACAATAAAGAAAAATAGCAATGTGATGTAAGACATTCATCGGTATTCAGAGAGAAAACAGGATAGAAACATGGTCGCAGTACGCGGTGCGCATTTAAAGGAAAATACTACATTTGAGCTTGCCTCGTGGGTAGAAAGCTTACGTCAAGATGCGAAAGTATCGAGCCGTATTGAGGGAACATATCAGCGCTGTATTGAGTTAGCGACTGATCAAGAGAACGGTGCGTTATTATTATGGCGCGGCCGTGAAATGGTTGAAATTCTTGTTACCTTAAGTATGGATGCCGATACGCTGATCGCCGCTATGTTATATCCTCTGGTTGAAGCGGGCTGTTACAGTCACGAGCAAGTTAAAGAAGAATATAACGGTACGATCCTTCACTTAGTTCAAGGTGTTGAACAAATGTGTGCGATCAGCCAGTTAAAATCAACGGCAGAAGAAGCGGCACAAACGGCGCAAGTGGATAACATTCGTCGCATGCTACTTTCCATGGTGGATGATTTCCGCTGCGTCGTTATCAAACTTGCTGAACGTATTTGTAATCTGCGTGAAGTGAAAAATGAGCCAGATGAAGTGCGTCGTGCAGCAGCTCAAGAGTGTGCCAATATCTATGCACCATTAGCAAACCGTCTTGGTATTGGTCAGCTTAAGTGGGAAATTGAAGATTACGCCTTCCGTTATCAGCATCCTGATACTTACAAACAAATCGCAAAGCAGTTATCTGAGCGTCGTATCGACCGTGAAGGCTATATCACTCACTTTGTTGATGATTTATCAGAAGCAATGAAAGCATCAAATATTAAAGCAGAAGTGCAAGGTCGTCCTAAGCACATCTACAGTATTTGGCGCAAAATGCAGAAGAAAAATCTCGCGTTTGATGAATTATTTGATGTGCGTGCAGTACGTATTGTGGCAGATCAACTGCAAGACTGTTACGCCGCATTAGGTGTAGTGCACACCAAATACCGTCACTTACCAAAAGAGTTTGATGACTACGTTGCTAACCCAAAACCTAATGGTTACCAGTCTATCCACACAGTGGTATTGGGCCCTGAAGGTAAAACCATTGAAATTCAGATCCGTACCAAGCAAATGCATGAAGAGTCTGAATTAGGTGTTGCGGCACACTGGAAGTACAAAGAAGGTACCGCATCAGGCGGTGCACAGTCGGCTTATGATGAGAAAATCAATTGGCTACGTAAATTACTGGCATGGCAAGAAGAGATGTCGGATTCTGGCGAAATGCTGGATGAGTTACGTAGTCAGGTATTTGATGATCGTGTTTATGCCTTTACACCAAAAGGTGATGTGGTTGATTTACCATCAAATGCAACACCACTAGATTTTGCTTACCATATTCACTCTGAAGTGGGCCATCGTTGTATTGGCGCTAAAGTAGAAGGGCGTATTGTTCCGTTTACTTACCATCTTCAAATGGGTGATCAAGTTGAAATCATCACGCAAAAAGAGCCAAACCCATCACGTGATTGGTTAAACCCGAACTTGGGCTTTGTAACATCTAGTCGTGCACGTGCCAAGGTGCATGCTTGGTTCCGCAAGCAAGATCGCGATAAGAACATCATCGCAGGTAAAGAGATCTTAGAAGCTGAGTTGGTGAAAATTCATGCGACATTAAAAGATGCGC
The sequence above is a segment of the Photobacterium leiognathi genome. Coding sequences within it:
- the rlmD gene encoding 23S rRNA (uracil(1939)-C(5))-methyltransferase RlmD, producing MARFFKPQKRKTDTKHKEITISRLDHLGAGIGHLNNKPVFIDGALPDETVVVQLTEDKKNYARARVIKRLKDSSARIKPHCPIYDQCGGCNLQHLSHQGQVIAKQQALTELMEKFAITEEGTTQVAPIVGQSEHYRRCARFSVRMLPNGQMVFGFRKKQSKDIVDVTSCPVLATELDSLLPALRELLSGLKGRKHLGHVELVNADNGCVLLIRHLQPFNDKDLAAIKAFATEHQLMLFLAPSSDELEQVAGEQPYYDIEDVRLTFSPKDFIQVNRAVNQKMVEQAINWLDVQPQDRVLDLFCGLGNFSLPLARRAKAVVGVEGVDEMVARATANAVANRLDNATFYQANLDEDVTKLVWAQEQFDKILLDPARAGAAGVMQHIVNLAPSKVVYVSCNPATLARDSQILLQQGYKLARLGMMDMFPHTGHLESMALFVKC
- the relA gene encoding GTP diphosphokinase, which gives rise to MVAVRGAHLKENTTFELASWVESLRQDAKVSSRIEGTYQRCIELATDQENGALLLWRGREMVEILVTLSMDADTLIAAMLYPLVEAGCYSHEQVKEEYNGTILHLVQGVEQMCAISQLKSTAEEAAQTAQVDNIRRMLLSMVDDFRCVVIKLAERICNLREVKNEPDEVRRAAAQECANIYAPLANRLGIGQLKWEIEDYAFRYQHPDTYKQIAKQLSERRIDREGYITHFVDDLSEAMKASNIKAEVQGRPKHIYSIWRKMQKKNLAFDELFDVRAVRIVADQLQDCYAALGVVHTKYRHLPKEFDDYVANPKPNGYQSIHTVVLGPEGKTIEIQIRTKQMHEESELGVAAHWKYKEGTASGGAQSAYDEKINWLRKLLAWQEEMSDSGEMLDELRSQVFDDRVYAFTPKGDVVDLPSNATPLDFAYHIHSEVGHRCIGAKVEGRIVPFTYHLQMGDQVEIITQKEPNPSRDWLNPNLGFVTSSRARAKVHAWFRKQDRDKNIIAGKEILEAELVKIHATLKDAQTYAAKRFNVNTPEELYAGIGSGDLRINQVINHINALVNKPTAEEEDQQLLEKLAEASNKQAATHKKPQRDAVVVEGVDNLMTHLARCCQPIPGDDIQGFVTQGRGISVHRMDCEQLDELRHHAPERIIDTVWGGGFVGNYTITVRVTASERNGLLKELTNTLMNEKVKVAGMKSRVDYKKQMSIMDFELELTDLEVLGRVLNRIEQVKDVAEAKRLYG